From the genome of Psychrilyobacter atlanticus DSM 19335, one region includes:
- a CDS encoding ComEC/Rec2 family competence protein codes for MDISMIFFLNAIFVSVVNILGGREALLFSLLFIIGIYFKRKDKILVLVLMGMTIFLYGNYSLRTMEKLSVGKTYEFQMETISDRAKIIKADEKYLKINYYPILDKFLEEGSYNVLGRIGKIENNRVEMVILKEEKIETKIRDFLNNKVDKVGSDFSYEFQNFIKAVLLGRKEGISEEIREKFNYTGTSHILVISGLHIGIIIVSILFLLKRLPYQIRYGLAGVILTAYCYGVGFTPSVQRAFIMGILYLAAKFFYEEREMIKALMVAFIVSNFINPYAIRSISYQMSYLALTGILFLDPKVKECLGEILPKKLMKYKVVNFLILSFSIQIILIPIFLYYFRVLPLFSFIPNLIVIPLGSVTVLILFISLLLSFIGLEKVLIPIGYMSYKALIIIIGIFSEIPFLTLTFYGKISLLLYIFLYVIILLFILFKREKIRRYWYISLGIIPLIFLVPSQRIEKLDLKWMNYRSVPNKILFLNKKPERRDLILLKDSGINRLDYIVTSYEMKNDELRKAYPGAENTILNKGEGLRVEDEYFTNEKGKIKIKESKR; via the coding sequence ATGGATATAAGTATGATATTTTTCTTAAACGCAATATTTGTATCTGTAGTCAATATTTTAGGAGGGAGGGAAGCATTGCTTTTTTCCCTTTTGTTTATCATAGGAATTTATTTTAAGAGAAAAGACAAGATCTTAGTATTAGTTTTGATGGGAATGACAATATTTCTATATGGGAATTACAGTCTAAGAACTATGGAAAAATTAAGTGTAGGAAAAACCTATGAATTTCAGATGGAAACAATATCAGACAGAGCTAAGATAATAAAAGCGGATGAAAAGTATTTGAAAATTAACTATTACCCTATTTTAGATAAATTTTTAGAAGAGGGCTCCTATAATGTCCTGGGAAGGATAGGTAAAATAGAAAACAATAGGGTAGAGATGGTTATTTTAAAAGAGGAAAAGATAGAGACTAAAATCAGAGACTTTTTAAACAATAAAGTAGATAAAGTTGGATCTGATTTTTCCTATGAATTTCAAAATTTTATAAAGGCAGTTTTATTGGGAAGGAAAGAGGGAATATCTGAAGAGATCAGAGAGAAATTTAACTATACAGGAACTTCACATATTCTTGTAATATCAGGTCTTCATATAGGAATAATAATAGTTTCCATACTATTTTTGTTAAAACGGCTGCCATACCAGATAAGATATGGGCTGGCAGGGGTAATTCTGACAGCTTATTGTTATGGGGTAGGATTTACTCCCTCTGTTCAACGGGCCTTCATTATGGGAATCCTATATCTGGCTGCTAAATTTTTTTATGAGGAGAGGGAGATGATAAAAGCATTGATGGTAGCTTTTATAGTCTCTAATTTTATTAATCCCTATGCTATTAGGAGTATCTCCTACCAAATGTCCTATCTGGCTCTTACAGGAATATTGTTTTTAGATCCTAAAGTTAAGGAGTGTTTAGGAGAGATCTTACCTAAAAAACTAATGAAATATAAGGTTGTTAATTTTCTTATATTAAGTTTTTCCATCCAAATTATTTTGATACCTATATTTTTATATTACTTTAGAGTTTTGCCTTTATTTTCCTTTATACCAAATTTAATAGTTATTCCACTGGGTTCGGTCACGGTACTGATATTGTTTATATCTCTCCTTCTATCCTTTATAGGATTGGAAAAAGTATTGATTCCAATTGGATATATGTCTTATAAAGCTTTGATTATTATAATAGGAATATTTTCTGAAATTCCATTTTTAACTTTGACATTTTATGGTAAAATCTCCTTATTATTATATATCTTCTTATATGTTATAATACTGTTATTCATCCTCTTTAAAAGGGAAAAAATAAGAAGATACTGGTATATATCTTTAGGGATAATCCCATTAATATTTCTAGTGCCATCACAGAGGATAGAAAAATTAGATTTGAAATGGATGAACTATAGGAGTGTTCCCAATAAGATATTATTTTTGAATAAGAAACCAGAAAGAAGAGATCTTATTTTGCTGAAAGATAGTGGAATAAATAGGTTGGACTATATAGTAACCTCCTATGAGATGAAAAATGATGAGTTAAGGAAAGCTTACCCTGGTGCAGAGAATACAATACTAAATAAGGGTGAGGGACTAAGGGTAGAAGATGAATATTTTACAAATGAAAAAGGAAAGATAAAGATAAAAGAGAGCAAAAGATAA
- a CDS encoding DUF805 domain-containing protein has translation MNYYLKVLRQYKDFYGRADRREYWMFVLVNFAINIALATVEQVITPESGILSGIYALFIFIPGIAVTIRRLHDIGKSGWMQLVILIPLVGWIWFLILMAKEGEDSRNQYGESVRETRF, from the coding sequence TATTTAAAGGTATTGAGACAGTATAAAGATTTTTATGGCAGAGCTGACAGGAGGGAATACTGGATGTTCGTATTGGTCAATTTTGCAATAAATATAGCGTTGGCTACAGTGGAACAGGTGATAACTCCTGAAAGTGGAATTCTTTCGGGAATATATGCATTGTTTATATTTATCCCGGGAATTGCAGTGACTATAAGAAGATTGCATGACATAGGAAAGAGTGGGTGGATGCAGTTGGTTATACTGATCCCATTAGTGGGGTGGATCTGGTTCTTAATTTTAATGGCTAAAGAGGGAGAGGACAGTAGAAATCAATATGGAGAGAGCGTAAGGGAAACAAGGTTTTAA
- a CDS encoding site-2 protease family protein, which translates to MKEFFENFKYVNRDMPRSTKIIYGGLAGLLLVFMTGRLIKTPTILIMIGILMVSIILHELAHGVTAYLNGDSTAKVMGRLTLNPIKHIDPLGMLLPIGLILMGSSFVIGWAKPVPVNYRNLKKGEFSVFMVSIAGVVVNFTLAFLGATIIKIFPEIYMTNDIVHTATVYLIRINLVLGIFNLLPIPPLDGSKILWSLGGDWIKDMVENLDRYGFFIIIVLSYLGILWKIIDPIFGFLVNVLNMYIQ; encoded by the coding sequence ATGAAAGAGTTTTTTGAAAATTTTAAATATGTAAATAGAGATATGCCCAGATCTACTAAGATTATCTATGGAGGTTTGGCAGGTTTATTATTGGTGTTTATGACAGGGCGTTTGATAAAAACACCAACAATCCTTATTATGATTGGAATCCTCATGGTATCTATAATATTGCACGAGTTAGCTCATGGAGTGACAGCATATTTAAATGGAGATTCGACAGCTAAGGTGATGGGACGTTTGACATTAAATCCCATAAAACATATAGATCCTTTGGGGATGTTACTTCCTATTGGACTTATCTTGATGGGTTCCTCCTTTGTTATAGGGTGGGCGAAACCAGTTCCAGTAAACTATCGAAATTTAAAAAAGGGAGAATTTAGTGTTTTCATGGTATCTATAGCTGGAGTAGTGGTGAATTTCACCTTGGCTTTTTTAGGTGCTACTATAATTAAAATTTTTCCAGAAATATATATGACGAATGATATAGTTCATACGGCTACAGTTTATTTAATCAGGATAAATTTAGTTTTAGGAATATTTAATCTCCTGCCTATTCCGCCTTTAGATGGTTCAAAAATCCTATGGAGTCTAGGAGGGGACTGGATAAAAGATATGGTTGAGAATTTAGACAGATATGGATTTTTTATAATAATTGTACTAAGTTACCTAGGAATATTATGGAAGATAATCGATCCAATATTTGGATTTTTAGTGAATGTCTTAAATATGTATATACAGTAA
- the dgt gene encoding dGTP triphosphohydrolase → MKWDKLLDVEYFRDKNIENQLEELKKDSSKIIFSSAFRRLQNKTQIYPLESNDFVRTRLTHSIEVSTIAQIIGNKVEKKLIEMEELPKEKKGMIESILKAASLIHDIGNPPFGHYGEFIIHDFYTKYFEEKFENNVDFYGYPWSLEERYDFEKFEGNAQAFRLLKKLQYLRDENGLNLSFQTLATIIKYPRSSTEGCIKNEDPSYKKFGYFSSEKESFEKIFDALEIRNKENEIVRYPLVYLLEAADDIAYTIADIEDGCKKGVLGLGIIKEKLFKYCDITREKEKEILESLEVIEVDLDYPKPFEIAIQVARKKLQNFMMDSVVETFIEYYDEIMEGNYKGELLKNSKACWVEHAFRELLEILISEKEVIKLEVAGDAIIRVLLKEFTDAVASPNREIVGTKEQKLFRLISSNYRFLMKKYPDSENKLYNELHLVTDFVCGMTDSYALDLYQAITAIKY, encoded by the coding sequence ATGAAATGGGATAAATTACTGGATGTAGAATATTTTAGAGATAAAAATATAGAAAACCAATTGGAGGAATTAAAAAAAGATTCTTCTAAGATCATCTTCAGTTCGGCTTTTAGAAGGCTGCAAAATAAGACTCAGATATACCCATTGGAGAGTAATGATTTTGTCAGAACAAGGCTGACACACTCCATAGAAGTATCTACGATAGCGCAAATAATAGGAAATAAAGTGGAGAAAAAGCTGATAGAGATGGAGGAGCTACCAAAAGAGAAGAAAGGGATGATTGAAAGTATTTTAAAGGCAGCATCCCTAATACACGACATAGGGAATCCTCCCTTTGGTCATTATGGAGAATTTATCATCCATGATTTCTATACTAAATATTTTGAAGAAAAATTTGAAAATAATGTTGATTTTTATGGGTACCCCTGGTCGCTAGAGGAACGGTATGATTTTGAAAAATTCGAAGGAAATGCCCAGGCTTTTAGGCTCCTAAAAAAGCTACAATATCTAAGAGATGAAAATGGACTCAATCTTTCATTTCAGACTTTAGCTACAATAATAAAATATCCCAGATCTTCTACAGAGGGATGTATAAAAAATGAAGATCCCAGCTATAAAAAGTTTGGATATTTTTCCAGTGAAAAGGAATCCTTTGAAAAAATATTTGATGCTCTGGAGATAAGAAATAAGGAGAACGAGATAGTACGATATCCGCTGGTTTATCTATTGGAAGCGGCAGATGACATTGCATATACAATAGCTGATATTGAGGATGGATGTAAAAAAGGTGTTTTAGGATTGGGGATTATCAAGGAGAAATTATTTAAATATTGTGACATAACGAGGGAAAAAGAAAAAGAGATATTGGAGAGTTTAGAGGTTATAGAGGTCGATCTAGATTATCCCAAACCCTTTGAGATAGCGATCCAAGTGGCGAGAAAGAAATTGCAAAACTTTATGATGGATTCAGTTGTAGAGACTTTTATAGAGTATTATGATGAGATTATGGAGGGGAACTATAAGGGTGAACTTTTAAAAAATTCAAAGGCATGCTGGGTAGAACATGCTTTTCGTGAACTTTTAGAAATCCTGATCAGTGAAAAGGAAGTAATAAAGTTAGAGGTTGCAGGGGATGCAATAATTAGGGTTTTATTGAAGGAGTTTACAGATGCTGTGGCTTCTCCTAATAGGGAAATAGTGGGGACTAAGGAACAAAAACTATTTCGATTAATATCTAGTAATTATAGATTTTTAATGAAAAAATATCCAGATAGTGAGAATAAATTATATAATGAGCTGCACCTGGTAACGGATTTTGTCTGTGGGATGACAGACAGTTATGCTCTAGATCTATATCAGGCTATTACAGCTATTAAATATTAA